The genomic interval CAAAGAAGAGATTTGGCTGAACCAGTGCATCCACACGCGCAATTACTAGTGTTTGCTCAACCCGCTTCCCTGAGCGGTCAGTTGCAATAACGGTAATCGGGTATTGCTTAAGTTCGTTGGTATCAGCTGAATATGTCAAGGTGATTGTTCTTTTTGCTGGATCTGCTTGATACGCGACATTGCTGTTGGATTCGCCGACTGTTTTTGTGCTTCCGTCAAAAGTAAAGATTATATCCTCTGCTTTGACTCCTGCAAGATTATCGGTGATTGAGATTACTATGGTTGTTGTGCCGTCAGAAGTAAAGCCGCCTGTTGGACGAGCTAAGGTGATGATAGGAGAGGTAGTGTCATAGACGATCTTAAAGGGGGTTCCAGCAGAATACAAAGAAAATCCTCCTTCGACATTGCCAGCAATTGCTCTTGCACCCACACGATATGTCCCTTCTGCAGCCAAGGTGAAAGGCTTTCCAAACCAGCCTTGGGGATATTGGCGAGTATAGATCCTTGCATTTGCTAGATTTTCTGATTCAAATGGTTCTGCAACAGTGATGTCACATAATCGCGTTCTTAGTGTTTGGTCATCAATACAGTTGCTAACAGTGCTAATCTGGTAAAATCCTCTTGTTGTTCTTTCGTGACCAGTAAACTGCAGGGATCCTTGTCTAACGGCAGCAAGATCCATTCCTATTGTATCAAGACGTATTGTCCTGTCATCTATTCGTCTGTTGACGGCGCGGTCAGTTCCTATCGGCTGCGGAGAGGGGCGGGATATATCTCTTTCTTCTTGTAAGAGAGTTTCTCCTGTACTGTCATAAATCTGGATCAACACGGGAACGTTTTCTGCCCTATTTGCAGTATGCCCTGCTATAAAGACGTTGTTGCTATTTGTGTAAGTCACTTCTTCGCTTGGTAAGTCGATAGACGGAGTATCTCCTCCTACAGTGCTTATTGTAAATGTTTCGCCGCTAGTAATAGTAGTTCCTGCTTGGCCGTTAAGGTCTCTTCCTTCAATGGTAAAGGTAGCTTGGGTATCACGGAGGTTTTGGTAGACTGGATCGTCTCTTGATACTGTAAAGGATCCTTCCCAGAGATTGTGTTGTGAGGCGCTATCAGCAACCTGAGTTATATCCGATATTGAGACTGCTCGAGTTTGTTGGTTTTGATCAGAGAAGCTAAATGAAAGCTCTGGAGCCTCTTGTAATTGCTCTGTTGGTGTAATTGTGACTCCGAATGTGCCGCGGTCAACTGTTCCAACTGGAGAGTCTCCATCGTAGATTTGGATACTGAAGGTTGGTTCATGATTATCCTGCACCTCAATCTTCTTCGCTTGGACTGCCTTGTTGCCGAACTGGTCTTCAGAGATGACTTTGACCATGTAGAAGCCTGCGAGGAGGGTTTGGGGGAGAGGTGCTGTCCAAGGATTGCTATCGCCCTGATGAGTGAGTTGTAAGACTGGCAACGCACCTCGGCAACTAATTTCCAGGTTTGGATTGTTTTCTATTGTAACTTGGTCATCGTCAGGGATACATGGAAGTTGAGGAACATAGCCAGCTAGATAACGGCTGATAAGGAGGGAATCAAAATCGTTTATTGCTTCGTCTTGGTTCACGTCTGCTTGAGTTCTTTGATCTGCAGATAACTCGCGTCGTCCTCCAAGATACTGGGTTATAAACAACGAATCTCCTACATCTATTCCGCCATTATTGTTCACGTCACCAACAACTGGATGGACCACTGCAGTTACGCCTGCTATCTCGTTTGACCATTCAGGATCTGTTGTTGTGACTGAGACTGTGGATGGTGCTGCGTATTCTAAGAAGGCAACTGTTGCGTCAGCTACCGTGATATCTACTGGCGAATTGGCGTTGTTTAGGACTTCGAATGCTGAGATTGTTGGAGGAGTGTGGTCGTTGTAGATGGTTATTGTCTGTTGAGCGCTGTTGCCTGCTGCATCTTCTACCAAGATGGTGATTGTATTGGTTCCATGGATAAGAGGGATTGTTTTGGTGAACCCGGTATTGGTAAATTCGTCTCGGCTCAAGATGCTGTTTTGAGTGCCTTGTTGCGACCTAACGATTATTACTGAGCTTATGTCGCTTGAATCTTCAAAGGCTGCTGACAGGGTTATGCTATCCTGCTTGACGGTTCTGGCATTGGCTGCTGGCGCTGTGATTGTAATAGTTGGGCCTTCATTGTCAAGGTTAAGGACGATTGATTTGGTTTGTTCGGTGTGTGGGTAAGTACCGTCAGATTGCAGGTTGTCTCGCGAAGCATAGTAGAGGGTGTAGGCTCCGTCGCCTGATTGCAGTTCAAGAATATTGATTGGGGTTACAATAAGGCTGCTTTCGCCTGGCGGAAGAATATTCCAGGATGCTAACTGGCATGTTTGACCTGAGTTGGCAATGCAATATGCAATTGCATCACAACCGTAGTTATGAGCGTCTCCGTCATTACAGGTCAGGAGGAGATTGAGATTGTGATACGATTGTGCTGTCAAGTCTTCTGGAGTGTTTACTCCTGTATATTGTTGGACTGCGGTGGTTGGCGGAGAAGTATCTAAGGTGAAGGTAAGCCGGTCTGAGTCAACGAGGATATCAGTACCCTCATAACAATTAATGCTGATTTGGTTTGGCCCTTCTGTTGCCTCGATAAGGGGCAGAGGGTAGGAGTAATGGAGATCCGTTCGAACAAATGGCCTTGATCGGATGCTGCCATATGAAAAGAAGCAATTGTACGGGTCTGAGGTATCAAAGCTGAGCTCAACCGGATCGCTTTGCTCGTTGAAGAGATGGTAGTTTGCAGGCTGCTCATTTTCAATAATCCTTACTCTGTCGATCTCAATGGTTTCTACTGCTGCGTTTTGATTGCCATACTCATCAGTGCAGGTTGCAGTTACTTCATAGGTTGCGTCTTGGATGCGGGGTATCGTGAAAGCGCGTTGTTGACCGGCGTTTAGATCAATAGAGTCCTGGGTTGTTTGTGGATTAGTATCAACGAGGTAACTGCATGTTGATGCTTCATCAACTCTTAAAGAAATGCTTAAGTCTGAGGTTACGGCAGAACTTGGATTATTTCCTGAGGTTAAAGCCAAGGTTATTTCAGGCCCTTGGATATCAACATAGACTGGCTTTGTTTTGATTAATTCTGTATTTAGGAATTCGTCAATTGTGAAGTAGTAGAGGTTTGCCTGGCCTTGGAAGTTTTCTCCGAGAGCTGCTTCGAGCTGCTGCTTTGTGACAGTTGCAGTTCCGGTTCTTGAGGTTAACGTGAGTGTATTTTTCGGGCAAAGCCTGCCAGTCCCAAAAGCATAATGTGTGGTGAAGCCTTGAGTGTTACTGTCCTCAATATTGAAGGCTACGATTGCTCCATCTGAATTGATATATGGCTGAGTGTCTTTAAATCTGAAGGAGGAATCTGCAATAGTTGTTGTTGGGATTACTGTGTCTTTTTTGCAGTCGCTGAACGCTGGATCGCTCAGGCCTGCGCACTCTGCGGTGTTGTCTGAGTTTCCGTCTTTGAAGCATCTGCTGTTGGCTGCATCCCATCTGCAGACTCCTAAGCTGCAGGCGTCTGAACTAGGAGTTGAGTCAAATCCGCTTAAGCAGCCTTCTTGTGTTGTGATTTGGTGCTGGCTGCTTCCGATGCAGGCTGATTCTGATGCAAGGCTTTCACAGGTGGTTGTATTCGCTTCTGGTGACCTCACGCAGGCATTGCATGCTGTCTCTGCTGCATTTGCAAAGCAGGATCCGAGATTGCTGCAGATTGTTTGCGTGCAGCCGGTGTTATAGAAGAGATTTTCTGCGTCTCCGTTTGCAACTGCTCCGCAGAGATTGCAATGCTCGGATGTTTCTTCTTCTGCATTATAACAGAATCCTTTGCCGAACTCTGCATACCTGAAGTTTGTTGACCACTCACAGGTTCCTGCCTGGCAATTGTTTCTTTCACAGGAGGATCGGGATTTGTAATCAAAGCAGGAGTTGACTTGGGTACAGGACTGGCAGGAATCTGTCGGTGTGCTGGTTGATTCAAGATAGCAGTATCGTCTTACTCCGTTTTCTGTAAAGCAGGTGTCGGCATTATACCACAAACCAAGGATGTTTGGATAGGGAGTTTCTGTTGCTGCGCAAGCGTCGGTTTCGTGGCAGAGCGCTCCTGCTGTTCTGTCTTGGATACAAATGCCGTCGCTGAAACTGGGAAGTGTGGCGCAGTTTGTTGTAACGGGCTCGTTATTTTCGCAAGTGGCTTTAATGGTTGCTGGATCTTGGGGATTTGTGGGTGGTTGGCAGAATGAGGTTGGATTTGGAGCGCATTTTCCTCCACAGATGCTGTTTCCAGGGCTGATTTGTTGAGTGAGTTCTTTGGGTTCTGTGGCTGTTGTATCCTCAACGTTGTAGGTAAATACAATCTTATACATGTAGTTATTACCCCATTGAGTTTCTTCATCAGTAAGGGTTTGCTGCTGAGCAGCTGGTGTTGAAGTTAAGACTCGTATGGGCTGATCTGGGTATGAAGTGCTGCTAGATACTTTCCTAAAGACTCTGGCTGATTGGTAGGTGCATTCTGAATTCCAGTTAAGGGCTATATGGCTCTGGCACGGAATCCTTTCTGCAGTAAATGTTATAGGGAATTCTGTATTGCATTGAGAGGGGATTTGGTCGAGGTTGAGAGTCAAGGTTGAGACGGAAGAGCGTATTGTGTGATCTTGAGAGCCAGTTCTAAAGCCTTCAGCGGAGATTTCAAAAGTGTAGACAGTGCCGCGTGTTTCATAGAGCAATGGTCTTGTTTGATACGGTGCCTGGCTTAAGGTATATGTGTCGATTGTGGTTTGGCCTGATTTTACCGTCACTGTATAGCTTGTAAGAGGCTGGTTGTTGCCAGTTATTACAAGCAGGACGATACCCATGTTGCCGCAGGCAGATGCTGTGTTTTGCCCTGCACTAGATTCACAACAGAAGAGGTCTCCATATTGTGATTTCAAGCGCACAACACCGCCGCATTTACAGGCGTCTCCAGCAATGCTGCCTATCGTTGTTCTTCCATCTGTCGGGCATTGAGGCTCGCAGGCTTCGTTGTTGGGGTCATAAGTTGGATTAGTACTGAAACAGCAAGGGTCATCACTATCTGGTCTGGTATCATGATCATTGTCTATGGTATCTGAACATTGAGCAACACATCTACCACCAACCGGAGCAGAAGTTCCTTGGCAAGTATTACATGCTGTGCTTGCGATGCATCCTCCTTCATTGTCATTTGCAGAGCCGCACCAGGCGCAGCCTGTGGTTGTTGTGCATGAGTTTTCTGGTAGATTTGTGCAGGATGTTGATGTCTCGTCCCCTCTTGTTGTAATGTCGGTCGTTGGAACAACGCAGTTATGCTCATTGCTTGTGGAGGTTCGGCCTTCTGAGCATGTTGAGCAGGAGTCTGTGCAGGTTCCTGTGCCGCCAGAGCCGCACCAGAAACAGGCTGAGTTTCTGCAAGCGTCGCTTCTTGAGATGGATCCACAGTCGATTTGGTTATTTGGAGCGCATGCAGCAAATTCTTCTCCTTCCAGCGTTGCATGTTCAGTGTTGTAACAGGGATTTGTTGGACGGCTTGAATCCCTATTGGTTTCGGGAAACCCTAACGCCCAGTATTTTGGAGCTGCATCAGTGCTGGCGCCTTCACAGACGTTCCTTGTTTTTCCGCTGCAGGCTCCTGCATCGTTGCAGCATCCGGAGATACATTTTCCGTTTTCGGGGTCAGTGAACTTCTGGCATCCGCCAGCAGAGGCGGAGTTCCAGAAGTTTTGAAAGCAGTCGGTTTGGCTCTCTGGGTAAAAGTCGTTTGTTGATGCGGTATCGTATGCTCCATTTGTGGGGCAGCAGAGATTTGCAGTTAGCTGTTGAAGAGGGTTATTATTGCAGTATTTTGTTGGAATTTCCTCTGCTATCAGTGGATTTGCACAGCATCCAAGCACTGAAGGGGCTTGATATAAGGCGGTTCTTTCTGCTTTTTCCTGGGTTGTGACTGCGGCAAGCGAGGATTGTATTACCAGCACTGAAAATAATAGAAGAGCGAGGAGTTTCAGCCTACCCATGCTCCTCCTCCTGCTTTCTTTTGATAAGATATTCAAAGGCATGGCTTCTGTTTGCAAAGAGCTTTCTTGCTATCTGCTGGTCAACCCATTCGAGAAGTTCCTTGTCTAAGGTGATGGTGATGCGTTCTTTCATGTTGGAGGAGGATGTTGCATTTGATTCCCCCGACTAAAAGAAATAGGAAAATGTACGTAACCTCTTTTTGGCATTTATCCCTCTTATTCTGCTGTATGATTACGTATCTAGTAATATATAAATGTTGCGGTTTGAATATGAAAAGATTATTGAGTAAGATAGAATAAGATTGAGTAAGTATCAGTAAGAAGATGATTATTTAGTATATTTAATTATTGCCTCATATCATTGAATATATTTATGATTATTTACTTATTAAATAAGATTATTACATACTTAGTAAGAGTCAAAACCCAGAGTATTGCGGATTTAGGGAGGGTGTACACAGTTACCATTGCCGTCGCAGGTGCCGGTGGCACCACTGTTATCAGAGCAAGATGCGCCTGATAAGGCATAGTTGGAACTGTACGTGTTGCCGGCTGAATCACAGGAATAGGAGGGAATACAATCGGTGATTGCTGGAGGGGAAGTTGTAACGCAAGTTTTTGGGCGGCACGTCATACAGGCACCGCAGGAGGCTCCATCGTTAAGGTAAAATGTGCCAGTTTGTGTGGGTGGTGGAGTGGGTTGTATGCAGCAGTTGTTTCCGGAGGGGCAGTTAATTGTGATCTGGATTTGGCCAGTAACCTGATGGCCATTGCTATCTTCCACAGTAACTGTCATTGTGTAATACCCAGCATCGCCTTGGCTGCTACCATAAGTTAAGTTTGTAAATCCTGGGGGGCCTCCTGAAAGGATAACTGTAGTTGTTCCCCCATCTGGGTCACCAAATGTGATGTATGTGGTAAGATCTATAGTGTTTCTTTCAATTACGTCTCGAAGTGTAGTTGGATCGATGTTCAAGTATGGCGGCCTGTTCTGGACTGCGAAATAGAAAGAATAAGGCTGTCCTGTGATTGTTGATTGAGGATCTGTAATGTGGAGTATGGCTGCGTCTGTGTTAAGATCACAGTTATGACAGAGGTCTGTAATTTTTTCTATATGCATGTCGTCTTCTATGCTGTTTGAG from Candidatus Nanoarchaeia archaeon carries:
- a CDS encoding ribbon-helix-helix domain-containing protein: MKERITITLDKELLEWVDQQIARKLFANRSHAFEYLIKRKQEEEHG